One Burkholderiales bacterium genomic window, TGGCGGTGGCGAGAGTGCTGCATGAATTCGCCAGGGAAAACGAGAACTTCGTCATCAAGGGCGGTGCGATGGCCAACTTCGTGATGAGCGCGAAGGACGTCGTCAGCCTGGCCAAGATGCCGAGCCGCGAGGAACTGCTGGCGAAGCTTCTAGGTACGCTGCAGGCGCCGATCGCGCAATTTGTGCGGACTCTAAACGAAGTACCGGGCAAATTTGTGCGCACGCTAGCCGCCGTTCGTGACCAGCGCGTTAAGCAGTGACGGACTACGCGACTGAATCAACATTTTTTACTAGGAGAAAATCATGGCTGTTGCTAAAGCCGACATTCTGGATGCAATTGCAAATATGACGGTGCTGGAGCTCGCCGAGCTCATCAAGCAGATGGAAACGAAGTTCGGCGTGTCTGCTGCGGTTGCCGCAGCGGCGGTCGCGGCGCCGGCCGCGGATGGCGCTGCCGCCGTGGCCGAAGAGAAAACGGAATTCACCGTGATTCTCAAAACTATCGGTGACAACAAGGTCAACGTGATTAAAGTAGTGCGCGCGGTGACCGGCCTGGGTCTGAAAGAAGCCAAGGACCTGGTGGACGGTGCACCAAAGCCGGTGAAAGAAGGCGTGTCCAAAGCCGACGCCGACAATATCGTCAAGCAACTGACCGAAGTCGGCGCGACTTGTGAAATCAAGTAAGCGTGTACTTCATGGCGCGGGAAACGGGCTGGCGGGAAACCGCCAGCCTGTTGGCTTTTGTTTAAGTGCATTTTTGCATTCGGCAACGTGAAAGTTTTGTTTACACTTCGCCCCGGCGTTTAACTATCTGGAGTTGATATGAGCTACTCATTTACCGAGAAGAAACGCATCCGCAAGAGTTTTGCCAAGCGCGCCAGCGTGCTGCCGGTGCCGTTTCTTCTCGCCACGCAGCTGGATTCGTACGCTTCCTTCCTGCAGGCTGAGGTTCCGCCGGAAAAGCGCAAGAACGAAGGGCTGCAGGCCGCGTTTACTTCGATTTACCCGATCGAGAGCCACTCCAAGAACGCCCGGCTGGATTTCGTGAGCTACGCGCTGGGCACGCCGCCGTTCGACGTCAAGGAATGCCAGCAGCGGGGGCTCACCTTCGCTGCGCCGCTGCGCGCCAAGGTGCGGCTGACCATCATGGACCGGGAGGCCAGCAAGCCGTCGGTGAAGGAAGTGAAGGAACAGGAAGTGTACATGGGCGAGATTCCGCTCATGACCTTAACCGGCTCGTTCGTGATCAACGGCACCGAACGCGTCATCGTATCGCAGCTGCACCGTTCGCCCGGCGTGTTCTTCGAGCACGATCGCGGCAAGACCCACTCCTCCGGCAAACTGCTGTTCTCCGCGCGGGTGATTCCCTACCGCGGCTCGTGGCTGGATTTCGAGTTCGATCCCAAGGATTATCTGTATTTCCGCGTTGACCGCCGGCGCAAGATGCCGGTGACGACGCTATTGAAAGCCATCGGCATGACGCCGGAGCAGATTCTGGCCGAATTCTTCGCGTTCGACACTTTCCACATCAGCAAGAAGGGAATTCAATTCGAACTGGTGCCCGAGCGCATGCGCGGCGAAGTGGCGCGCTTCGACATCACCACCAGGGGCGGCAAGCTGATTGTGCCCAAGGACAAGCGCATCACGGTCAAGTATGTGCGCGAAATGGAGCAGGCCGGCTTGCAGAAAATGAGCGTGCCGCCGGAGTTCCTGACTGGGCGCGTGCTGGCGCACAACGTGGTGGACAAGGAAAGCGGCGAGATTGTCGCGCAAGCCAACGATGAAATCACCGAAATCCTGCTCAACAAATTGCAGGAAGCGCAGATCGGCAAAATCTCCACCATTTACATCAATGATCTCGATCAAGGCCCCTATATTTCGCAGACCTTGCGCGTGGACGAAAGCGCCGACCAAATCGCGGCGCAGGTGGCGATTTACCGCATGATGCGCCCCGGCGAACCGCCGACCGTAGAAGCGGTGAAAACCCTGTTCCACGGCCTGTTCTTTTCCGATGAGCGCTATGACCTTTCGGCCGTGGGGCGCATGAAATTCAACCGCCGCGTCGGGCGCAACGAGCTCAGCGGCACGAGTACGCTGTCCAACCAGGACATCGTGGATGTCATCAGGATCCTGGTGGAGCTGCGCAACGGCCGCGGCGAAATCGATGACATTGATCACTTGGGCAACCGCCGCGTGCGCTCGGTGGGGGAACTCGCGGAAAACCAGTTCCGCGCGGGACTGGTGCGCGTCGAACGCGCGGTGCGCGAGCGGCTGTCGCAGGCGGAATCGGAAAACCTGATGCCGCACGACTTGATCAACGCCAAGCCAGTGTCCGCGGCAATCCGCGAGTTCTTTGGCTCTTCCCAGCTCTCGCAGTTCATGGACCAGACCAACCCGCTTTCCGAAATCACCCACAAGCGGCGCGTGTCTGCCCTGGGGCCGGGCGGCCTCACGCGCGAGCGCGCCGGCTTCGAAGTGCGGGACGTGCATCCAACGCACTACGGCCGCGTGTGCCCGATTGAAACGCCGGAAGGCCCGAACATCGGCCTTATCAATTCGCTGGCGCTGTACGCCCGCACCAACCAGTACGGTTTCCTTGAGACGCCGTACCGCAAGGTGGTCAACGGCAAGGTGACCGACGAGATTCATTTTCTGTCAGCGATCGAGGAAGGGCAGTACGTGATCGCGCAGGCGAACGCCGCGCTCGACAAAAAGAGCAAGTTCGTGGACGAACTGGTATCCTGCCGCCATCATAACGAGTTCGCCATGTCCACGCCCGACCGCATTCAGTACATGGACGTGGCGCCGTCGCAAATCGTGTCGGTGGCGGCGTCATTGATACCGTTCCTTGAGCACGACGACGCGAATCGCGCCTTGATGGGTTCCAACATGCAGCGCCAGGCGGTGCCGTGTCTGCGCGCGGAGAAGCCCTTGGTTGGCACCGGCATCGAGCGCACCGTGGCGGTGGACTCCGGCACTGCGGTGCAGGCGCGCCGCGGCGGCGGCGTGGATTATGTGGACGCCTCGCGCATCGTGGTGCGGGTGAACGACAACGAAACCCGCGCCGGTGAAGTGGGAGTGGATATTTATAATTTGGTGAAATACACCCGCTCCAACCAAAATACCAATATCAATCAACGCCCCGTGGTCAAGGTGGGGGATGCGATTGCCCGCGGCGACGTGGTTGCCGACGGCGCATCCACCGACATCGGCGAGCTGGCGCTGGGGCAAAACCTGCTGGTCGCCTTCATGCCGTGGAACGGCTACAACTTCGAGGATTCGATTCTGATTTCCGAGAGAGTGGTGGCGAACGACCGCTTCACTTCGATTCACATCGAGGAATTGTCGGTCGTGGCGCGCGATACCAAGCTGGGGTCGGAAGAAATCACGCGCGACATTTCCAATCTTTCGGAGACGATGCTGTCGCGCCTCGATGAATCGGGCATCGTCTACATCGGCGCCGAAGTCGAGGCGGGCGATGTGCTGGTGGGTAAAGTGACGCCGAAAGGCGAAACGCAGCTCACGCCCGAGGAAAAACTGCTGCGCGCGATTTTTGGCGAGAAGGCGTCCGACGTTAAAGACACCAGCCTGCGCGTGCCGTCCGGCATGTCGGGCACGGTGATCGACGTGCAGGTGTTCACCCGCGAAGGCATCGAACGCGACAAGCGCGCCCAGCAAATCGTCGACGATGAGCTCAAGCGCTACAAGAAGGATTTGGCCGATCAGTTGCGGATTGTCGAAGACGACGCTTTCGGCCGGATCGAGCGGCTGCTGTTTGGCAAGACCGCCACTGGCGGCCCGAAGAAACTCTCCAAGGGTACCAAGCTCACCAAGTCTTATCTTGCCGAAGTGGAGCGCCATTCCTGGTTCGACATTCGTCTCGCCAACGAACAGGCGGCGCGCCAGCTTGAGCAGCTGAAGGAAAGCATCGCGCAGAAACGCAAGGAATTCGATGCCGCCTATGAGGAAAAAAAGAAGAAACTCACCAGCGGCGACGAGTTGCCGCCCGGTGTGCAGAAGATGGTGAAGGTGTATCTCGCGGTCAAGCGCCGCCTGCAGCCCGGCGACAAGGTGGCCGGCCGTCACGGCAACAAGGGCGTGATTTCCAAGATCGTGCCGGTGGAAGACATGCCGTACATGGCTGACGGCACGCCGATGGACATCGTATTGAACCCCCTGGGCGTGCCCTCGCGGATGAACGTCGGCCAGATTCTCGAAACGCATTTGGGCTGGGCGGCAAAAGGCCTCGGGCAGAAAATCGGCGAGATGCTGAAAGCGCACGCCAAGGTTTCCGACCTGCGCAAGGCGCTCAACCTGATTTACAACTCGAGCGGTAAAAGCGAGAACATCGCGGCGCTGTCCGACGAGGAAGTGATGAATCTTGCCGACAATCTCAAGGAGGGCGTGCCGTTTTCGACCCCGGTGTTTGACGGCGCTACCGAAGATGAAATCAAGAACATGCTGGAGCTGGCGGGCCTGCCGCGCTCGGGACAGATCGCGCTTTATAGCGGCCACACCGGCGAGCTCTTCGACCGTCCGGTGACCGTGGGCTATATGCACGTGATGAAGCTGCATCATCTGGTGGACGACAAGATGCACGCGCGCTCCACCGGTCCGTACAGCCTGGTCACCCAGCAGCCTTTGGGCGGCAAAGCGCAGTTCGGCGGCCAGCGCTTCGGCGAGATGGAAGTGTGGGCGCTCGAAGCCTACGGCGCGGCGTACACGCTGCAGGAAATGCTGACCGTCAAGTCCGACGATGTGTCCGGGCGCACCAAGGTCTATGAAAACATTGTCAAGGGCGAGCACAAGATCGACGCTGGCATGCCGGAGTCGTTCAACGTGCTGGTGAAGGAAATCCGCTCGCTGGCGATCGACATCGATCTGGATCGGTTTTGATTTAAACGCTCTTAACCACAACAGAGGCACAAGGCATCAACTCTGAAGATTCTCGATCTCCGTGCCGGTTAACAGGTTTTGAAGTATTGAAGCTGACGCCAAATTTTAGGAGTCGCAGATGAAAGCATTGCTGGATTTGTTCAAGCAGGTCACTCAGGAAGAAGAGTTTGACGCGATCAAAATCGGCCTCGCGTCGCCGGAAAAAATCCGATCCTGGTCGTACGGCGAAGTCAAAAAACCGGAGACCATCAATTACCGCACCTTCAAACCGGAGCGCGACGGCCTGTTCTGCGCCAAGATTTTCGGCCCGGTCAAGGACTACGAGTGCTTGTGCGGCAAGTACAAGCGCCTCAAGCACCGCGGCGTGATTTGCGAAAAATGCGGCGTGGAAGTGACCCTGTCCAAAGTGCGCCGCGAACGCATGGGGCACATCGAGCTGGCAAGCCCGGTTGCGCATATCTGGTTCCTGAAGTCGCTACCTTCGCGCCTCGGCATGGTGCTTGACATGACGCTCAGGGACATCGAGCGCGTGCTGTATTTTGAAGCCTATGTGGTGACCGACCCCGGCATGACGCCGCTTACCCGTTGCCAGCTGCTCTCCGAGGATGATTATCTCGCCAAGGTCGAAGAATATGGCGACGAGTTTTCCGCGAGCATGGGCGCGGAAGGCATACGCGCATTGCTGCGCAATCTGAATATGAATCTGGAAATTGAAAACCTGCGCAAGGAATTGGCCGCGACCGGTTCCGACAGCAAGATTAAGAAGCTCGCCAAGCGCCTCAAGGTGCTGGAAGCGTTCCACCAGTCGGGCATCAAGCCCGACTGGATGGTTATGGAAGTGCTGCCGGTGCTGCCGCCGGAGCTGCGCCCCCTGGTGCCGCTCGATGGCGGACGTTTTGCCACTTCTGATTTGAACGATTTATACCGCCGCGTCATCAACCGCAACAACCGCCTGAAGCGCCTGTTGGAGCTTAAGGCGCCGGAAATTATCGTGCGCAATGAAAAGCGCATGCTGCAGGAAGCGGTGGATTCGCTGCTCGACAACGGCCGCCGCGGCAAGGCCATGACCGGCGCCAACAAGCGCGCGCTGAAATCGCTCGCCGACATGATCAAGGGCAAGGGCGGCCGCTTCCGCCAGAACCTGCTGGGAAAACGCGTGGATTACTCCGGCCGCTCGGTGATCGTGGTCGGCCCGCAATTGAAGCTGCATCAATGCGGTCTGCCGAAGAAAATGGCGCTGGAGCTGTTCAAACCGTTCATTTTCCACAAGCTGGAAGTGCTGGGGCTTTCCACCACCATCAAGGCAGCGAAACGCCTGGTAGAAGCCGAAGTGCCGGAAGTGTGGGATATTCTCGAAGAAGTCATCCGCGAGCACCCGGTGATGCTGAACCGCGCGCCGACTTTGCATCGCTTAGGGATACAGGCGTTCGAGCCGGTGCTGATCGAGGGCAAGGCGATCCAGCTGCATCCGCTGGTGTGCGCGGCGTTCAACGCCGACTTCGACGGCGACCAGATGGCGGTGCATGTGCCTTTGTCACTCGAGGCGCAGATGGAGGCGCGCACGCTGATGCTTTCCAGCAACAATGTGCTCTCGCCTTCCAACGGCGAGCCGATCATCGTGCCGTCACAGGACATCGTGCTGGGTCTTTATTACGCCACGCGCGAGAAAATCAACGCTTGGGGCGAGGGCATGCAGTTTGCCGATGTCGCCGAAGTGTCGCGCGCTTATGATTCGCGCCAGGTTGAACTGAACGCCCGAATCAGCGTGCGCATCAAGGAATACGAGAAAGACGCCGACGGCGAATTCAAGGAAAAAATCACCCGCCATGACACGACGGTGGGGCGGGCGCTCCTATCCGACATTCTGCCGAAAGGGCTGCCGTTCGATCTCATTAATAAGCCGTTGAAAAAGAAAGAAATCTCCAAGCTGATTAACGCCAGCTTCCGCCGCTGCGGCTTACGCGAAACGGTGATTTTCGCCGACAAGCTGATGTATTCCGGCTTCACG contains:
- the rplL gene encoding 50S ribosomal protein L7/L12, which translates into the protein MAVAKADILDAIANMTVLELAELIKQMETKFGVSAAVAAAAVAAPAADGAAAVAEEKTEFTVILKTIGDNKVNVIKVVRAVTGLGLKEAKDLVDGAPKPVKEGVSKADADNIVKQLTEVGATCEIK
- the rpoB gene encoding DNA-directed RNA polymerase subunit beta: MSYSFTEKKRIRKSFAKRASVLPVPFLLATQLDSYASFLQAEVPPEKRKNEGLQAAFTSIYPIESHSKNARLDFVSYALGTPPFDVKECQQRGLTFAAPLRAKVRLTIMDREASKPSVKEVKEQEVYMGEIPLMTLTGSFVINGTERVIVSQLHRSPGVFFEHDRGKTHSSGKLLFSARVIPYRGSWLDFEFDPKDYLYFRVDRRRKMPVTTLLKAIGMTPEQILAEFFAFDTFHISKKGIQFELVPERMRGEVARFDITTRGGKLIVPKDKRITVKYVREMEQAGLQKMSVPPEFLTGRVLAHNVVDKESGEIVAQANDEITEILLNKLQEAQIGKISTIYINDLDQGPYISQTLRVDESADQIAAQVAIYRMMRPGEPPTVEAVKTLFHGLFFSDERYDLSAVGRMKFNRRVGRNELSGTSTLSNQDIVDVIRILVELRNGRGEIDDIDHLGNRRVRSVGELAENQFRAGLVRVERAVRERLSQAESENLMPHDLINAKPVSAAIREFFGSSQLSQFMDQTNPLSEITHKRRVSALGPGGLTRERAGFEVRDVHPTHYGRVCPIETPEGPNIGLINSLALYARTNQYGFLETPYRKVVNGKVTDEIHFLSAIEEGQYVIAQANAALDKKSKFVDELVSCRHHNEFAMSTPDRIQYMDVAPSQIVSVAASLIPFLEHDDANRALMGSNMQRQAVPCLRAEKPLVGTGIERTVAVDSGTAVQARRGGGVDYVDASRIVVRVNDNETRAGEVGVDIYNLVKYTRSNQNTNINQRPVVKVGDAIARGDVVADGASTDIGELALGQNLLVAFMPWNGYNFEDSILISERVVANDRFTSIHIEELSVVARDTKLGSEEITRDISNLSETMLSRLDESGIVYIGAEVEAGDVLVGKVTPKGETQLTPEEKLLRAIFGEKASDVKDTSLRVPSGMSGTVIDVQVFTREGIERDKRAQQIVDDELKRYKKDLADQLRIVEDDAFGRIERLLFGKTATGGPKKLSKGTKLTKSYLAEVERHSWFDIRLANEQAARQLEQLKESIAQKRKEFDAAYEEKKKKLTSGDELPPGVQKMVKVYLAVKRRLQPGDKVAGRHGNKGVISKIVPVEDMPYMADGTPMDIVLNPLGVPSRMNVGQILETHLGWAAKGLGQKIGEMLKAHAKVSDLRKALNLIYNSSGKSENIAALSDEEVMNLADNLKEGVPFSTPVFDGATEDEIKNMLELAGLPRSGQIALYSGHTGELFDRPVTVGYMHVMKLHHLVDDKMHARSTGPYSLVTQQPLGGKAQFGGQRFGEMEVWALEAYGAAYTLQEMLTVKSDDVSGRTKVYENIVKGEHKIDAGMPESFNVLVKEIRSLAIDIDLDRF